A window of the Desulfobacula toluolica Tol2 genome harbors these coding sequences:
- the serA gene encoding phosphoglycerate dehydrogenase: protein MKVLVSDNIGEAGVEIFQLQEGIDVDVKTDLTKDELKQIIGEYDALAIRSETKVTKEILDAATRLKVIARAGIGLDNVDIDEATKKGVAVMNTPGGNTVTSAEHAIAMMMAMSRNIPRGTQSMKAGKWEKHLLQGTEICNKIFGVIGFGNIGSRVASLAKGLRMKVIVFDPNISSEHIKKAGFEYVSLEQLYERSDYISIHVPKIDTTIDLLDFEAFNKMKKGVMIINCASGGIVNESALYDAVLSGTVAGAALDVFSTEPPGDHPLLKLDQVIATPHIGAFTKEAQTNVAVAAANQIIAYLLHGTVMNAVNVPSVSGELLKELKPFLYLAGKMGKMMAQITKGGIRQLDIEYIGKFPDLDLKPVTISAINALLAHFVQDEVNSVNAITFANEMGIKISESTSKEAGNFLNLIRVTAVTDEETNLLEGTIFGKDDARIVRINKFRLEVIPEGHLGLIHNLDKPGSIGSMGITLGKHNINICRMMVGREEDGDRNIIFLETDTPVPPEVIKEIEDLELVISMKTFEL from the coding sequence ATGAAAGTTCTTGTCAGCGATAATATAGGGGAGGCAGGCGTTGAAATATTTCAACTGCAAGAAGGCATTGATGTTGATGTAAAGACAGATTTGACAAAGGATGAGTTAAAACAAATCATTGGCGAATATGATGCGTTGGCAATCCGAAGTGAAACAAAAGTGACCAAAGAAATCCTTGATGCGGCAACCCGTCTTAAAGTGATTGCAAGAGCCGGGATTGGTCTTGATAATGTGGATATTGACGAAGCCACTAAAAAGGGTGTGGCAGTGATGAACACCCCGGGTGGAAATACAGTGACTTCAGCAGAGCATGCCATTGCCATGATGATGGCAATGAGCCGGAATATTCCAAGGGGCACTCAGTCTATGAAAGCTGGAAAATGGGAAAAACATTTGCTTCAGGGAACGGAAATCTGCAACAAGATTTTTGGTGTGATAGGTTTTGGCAATATCGGCTCCAGAGTGGCAAGCCTTGCAAAAGGCTTGAGAATGAAAGTTATTGTCTTTGATCCCAATATTTCTTCGGAACATATTAAAAAGGCCGGGTTTGAATATGTTTCTTTGGAGCAATTGTATGAACGCTCTGATTATATCTCCATCCATGTTCCGAAAATTGATACCACCATTGATTTGCTGGATTTTGAGGCCTTTAACAAGATGAAAAAAGGCGTCATGATCATCAATTGTGCCAGCGGTGGAATTGTTAATGAGTCTGCCCTTTATGATGCTGTCTTGTCAGGTACGGTTGCCGGTGCTGCTTTGGATGTTTTTTCCACGGAACCTCCAGGGGATCATCCATTATTAAAGCTTGACCAGGTCATTGCAACTCCCCATATAGGAGCATTTACCAAAGAAGCCCAGACAAATGTGGCAGTGGCTGCAGCAAATCAGATTATTGCTTATTTGTTGCATGGTACTGTTATGAATGCAGTCAATGTTCCATCGGTTTCCGGTGAATTGTTAAAAGAGCTTAAACCCTTTTTGTATCTTGCAGGAAAAATGGGTAAGATGATGGCACAGATTACAAAAGGCGGCATAAGGCAACTGGACATTGAATATATCGGAAAATTTCCTGATCTGGACCTTAAACCCGTTACCATATCCGCCATCAATGCATTGCTTGCCCATTTTGTTCAAGATGAGGTTAATTCGGTTAACGCAATTACCTTTGCCAATGAAATGGGAATTAAAATTTCAGAATCTACGTCCAAGGAAGCCGGTAATTTTTTAAATCTTATCAGGGTAACCGCAGTCACAGACGAAGAAACCAATCTTCTTGAGGGCACTATTTTCGGCAAGGATGATGCCAGGATTGTCAGAATTAATAAATTTCGCTTAGAGGTTATTCCAGAAGGGCATCTTGGATTAATTCATAATCTTGACAAGCCTGGCTCCATAGGTTCAATGGGCATCACCCTTGGAAAACATAATATCAATATTTGCCGTATGATGGTGGGCAGAGAAGAGGATGGGGACAGGAATATTATATTTTTGGAAACAGATACACCGGTTCCGCCTGAGGTTATAAAGGAAATCGAAGACCTGGAACTTGTTATCAGTATGAAAACCTTTGAATTGTAG
- the serC gene encoding 3-phosphoserine/phosphohydroxythreonine transaminase, with amino-acid sequence MTDKRIFNFNAGPAALPLPVLEEIRSSFLNFNQSGMSITEISHRSSYFDDVINDAVDRTKRLLKLDNRFHVLFLQGGASFQFAMIPMNFLSENDTADYINTGTWSTKAIKEAQIQKKKYCVVASSEDKDFSYIPNNIKFSGNAKYVHMTSNNTIKGTQFQQFPDTNTVPIICDMSSDICSRPLDMDKFGLIYAGAQKNLGPSGTCMVIIRKDMLDAANTDLPTMLKYSTYAYKNSMYNTPPCFGIYTINLVLKWIEQEMGGLEKMEQYNIKKAGLLYDFIDTSSIYKTTVEKSSRSLMNVTFRLPSNELEKKFIAQATEKGFGGLKGHKSVGGCRASIYNAATMESITALIEFMESFEKENT; translated from the coding sequence ATGACAGACAAACGAATTTTTAATTTCAATGCCGGACCTGCTGCTTTGCCTTTACCTGTTCTGGAAGAAATAAGGTCTTCTTTTTTGAATTTTAATCAATCTGGTATGTCTATCACGGAAATCAGTCACAGGTCTTCTTATTTTGATGATGTTATCAATGATGCCGTTGATAGGACAAAAAGGCTTTTAAAACTTGATAACCGGTTTCATGTCCTTTTTTTACAAGGCGGAGCTTCTTTTCAATTTGCCATGATTCCTATGAATTTTTTATCTGAAAATGATACGGCAGATTATATCAATACCGGTACCTGGTCAACAAAAGCCATAAAAGAAGCTCAGATTCAAAAAAAGAAGTATTGTGTTGTGGCATCTTCGGAAGACAAGGATTTTTCATATATTCCAAACAATATCAAGTTTTCAGGCAATGCCAAGTATGTTCACATGACGTCAAACAATACCATTAAGGGAACACAGTTTCAGCAATTTCCGGATACAAACACAGTTCCCATTATCTGTGATATGTCTTCAGATATTTGTTCGCGTCCCCTTGATATGGATAAATTCGGATTGATCTATGCCGGGGCTCAAAAAAATCTTGGACCGTCAGGAACCTGCATGGTTATTATCAGAAAAGATATGCTGGATGCGGCCAATACTGATTTGCCAACCATGTTGAAATATTCTACCTATGCATATAAAAATTCCATGTATAACACACCTCCTTGTTTTGGAATATATACCATTAATCTTGTGTTGAAATGGATTGAGCAAGAAATGGGCGGACTTGAAAAAATGGAACAATATAATATTAAAAAGGCCGGTCTTTTGTATGATTTTATTGATACAAGTTCCATTTATAAAACAACTGTGGAAAAATCTTCGCGGTCTTTAATGAATGTAACCTTCCGGTTGCCAAGCAATGAATTGGAAAAAAAATTTATAGCCCAAGCCACTGAAAAAGGCTTTGGAGGACTCAAAGGGCACAAATCGGTTGGCGGTTGCAGAGCATCCATTTACAATGCAGCAACCATGGAGAGTATTACAGCGTTAATTGAATTTATGGAATCCTTTGAAAAGGAGAATACATAA